From the Mangifera indica cultivar Alphonso chromosome 10, CATAS_Mindica_2.1, whole genome shotgun sequence genome, one window contains:
- the LOC123226746 gene encoding uncharacterized protein LOC123226746 yields MESSGQEKSTEAPLVSVGVKDNKAPWSSLFTPKESCTKLEYYEPKGRDAKGRVCVAPPLEIAEEGAAKWRTCAVGFFLGKRPPFLTVKRTLEKIWASYGLREVMTSGQGVFILKFQDMDGVSRAVEVGQITIGGQPFIVRKWTTNLPMMINDVKKVAIWVRLYGIPLEFWSPKGLSYIASAIGNPLYMDAVTEGGTRLEFARICIEIKVDAECPETINLTLPNGENLVINVEYSWKPLKCNGCQCFGHSTANCHFAPKHEGSTSSWKNLKDGDGMITTKKLIGKDSKLKVANGNDKKAKGKGVENHNLGGNTNKNNRYSALAIHEANEQIKRSTMMVEEVYPEKTNEEVISAGKEKLNEASTSKSSQGTTAKGIDKEEEEASTNGGEDLVIEGSPTIVPFGGKLKVDEMDFRKKEVDAKTMSLGKKLAKLKKANSTPLSSK; encoded by the coding sequence ATGGAGTCTTCTGGTCAAGAAAAATCTACTGAAGCTCCCTTGGTTTCCGTTGGTGTAAAAGATAATAAGGCTCCTTGGAGCTCCCTCTTCACCCCAAAGGAGTCATGTACTAAGCTGGAATATTATGAGCCTAAAGGAAGAGATGCAAAAGGGCGTGTGTGTGTTGCCCCTCCACTAGAAATTGCGGAAGAGGGTGCTGCAAAATGGAGAACCTGTGCGGTGGGATTCTTCCTAGGCAAAAGGCCTCCATTCTTGACTGTAAAAAGAACACTAGAGAAGATATGGGCATCATACGGACTAAGAGAGGTTATGACTTCTGGTCAAGGagtttttatactaaaatttcaAGACATGGATGGAGTCTCTAGAGCGGTGGAAGTAGGACAGATTACAATTGGTGGACAGCCGTTTATAGTTCGaaaatggactacaaaccttCCCATGATGATCAATGATGTCAAAAAGGTGGCTATATGGGTGAGATTGTATGGCATTCCACTTGAGTTTTGGTCTCCAAAAGgacttagctacatagcaagtgcCATTGGGAATCCTCTTTATATGGATGCTGTTACGGAAGGAGGGACAAGATTAGAGTTTGCACGGATATGTATTGAGATCAAAGTGGATGCGGAATGCCCGGAGACTATCAACTTAACTCTTCCAAATGGTGAAAACTTGGTGATCAATGTAGAGTATAGTTGGAAACCACTAAAATGCAATGGGTGCCAATGCTTTGGACACTCCACTGCCAATTGTCATTTTGCTCCGAAACATGAAGGTAGCACATCTTCATGGAAAAACCTCAAGGATGGGGATGGAATGATAACAACAAAGAAGCTAATTGGGAAAGACAGTAAACTAAAGGTGGCAAacggcaatgacaaaaaggccAAAGGTAAAGGCGTGGAGAATCATAATTTGGGGGGAAACACAAATAAGAACAATAGATATTCAGCTTTAGCCATCCATGAGGCCAATGAACAAATCAAAAGGAGCACAATGATGGTAGAAGAGGTATACCCGGAGAAAACCAATGAAGAAGTCATTTCGGCAGGAAAAGAAAAGTTGAATGAAGCTAGCACTTCCAAGAGTAGTCAAGGTACAACAGCTAAAGGAATAGataaggaggaagaagaagctaGTACAAATGGGGGGGAGGACTTGGTAATTGAGGGCTCTCCAACAATAGTCCCATTCGGAGGAAAActaaaggtggatgagatggattttaGGAAGAAGGAAGTGGATGCAAAGACTATGAGCTTGgggaaaaaattggcaaagctcAAGAAAGCAAATTCCACTCCACTATCATCCAAATGA